Genomic DNA from Stigmatella erecta:
GGGCGGCGAGGCGGAGCTCAGCAAGGACCAGATGCGCCGGGGCATCGAGTACATCCGCCAGCACCCCGAGGTGCGCGATGTGCTCATTTCCGGAGGGGATCCCTTCATTCTCAGCGATGGGCGCCTGGAGGAACTGCTCTCGGCGCTCCAGGCCATCCCCCATGTGGAGATGATCCGCATCGGGACGCGCGTGCCCGTCTGTCTGCCCATGCGCGTCACCGATGCGCTGGCCCGGACCCTGCGGCGCTACGCCCCCGTGTATGTGGTGACGCACTTCAATCACCCGAAGGAAATCACCCCCGAGGCCAGCGAGGCCTGCCAGCGCCTCGTGGACCATGGGGTGCCCGTCGAGAACCAGGCCGTGCTCATGCGCCGGCTCAACTCGGAGGCGCGCATCATCCAGGAGCTGTCCCACCGGCTGCTGCGCATCCGTGTGCGGCCCTATTACCTCCACCAGATGGATGTCGCGCAGGGGTGTGAGCACCTGCGGACGCCTATCTCCAAGGGCTTGGAGATCCTCCAGCAGATGCGGGGCCACACGACCGGCCTGGCCGTGCCGCACCTGGCCGTGGACCTGCCCGGTGGGGGAGGGAAGGTCACGCTCCAGCCCGATTACGTGGTGGAACGCGGCGAGCGCGAGACGGTCTTCCGCAACTACAAGGGAGAGCGCTACGCGTATCCCGAGCCGGAGGAGACCGACTGCTCGTGCCCGTATGACGAGATCTGGCGGGCCCAGTCCCGCTGAGTCCTACTCCGCGGGCACTTCCTGCCCGGCCGCCGGCGGGGAGGGGGTGGCTTCCTCCACCGGGGGCTCGGTCTGCTCCAGTCCCAGCTCTCCGGGCGGAAGGCCCTGCTCCACCACGGGGGGGGCGCCTGCCACGGACTCCAGCTCCACCGGGTTCTCCTCGGTGATGCCGTTCTGGATGGGGATTTCTTCCGGCGGGAGCGGCTGGTTTGGGGCCTCTCGCGCGGCCTTTTCCTGTGCCTCCAGTTGCTTCGCGGCCTCCTGGACGGCGGCTCGCTCCTCCAGGCTCAGCCGCGCCACCTGGCGGGCGTACTGCTTGTCCGACACCGCGTGCTTTTCGAGCACGGCCGCCACCGCGCTCTGCTGGTCCTGGATGACCTGGCGCCGCTCCTCGGTGGTCATCTCCGAGGGCTTTCGCTTGCCGTATGCCTCGTTCACCCGCTCCAGCGCCGCCTGTTCATCCCGGCGGATGAGGGCCAGCTTCTGCGGCGTGAGGGCGTCCTGCGCCAGGGCAAGGCCCGGAACGGCGAGCCAGGAGGCCAGCAGCAGCGCGGGGGTGGGGCGGGACATGGCGGCACCTCGGAGGTTCTCTTCAATCTAGGAGGACGGCCCCGGGGGAGCAATCCGCCCGTGTGGCGGCCGCTTTCAGCCCTGCCGGCACCGGGTACAGCGGCCGTGGGCCTGGGCGCACTGTTCACGGGCCTGGACGCAGCGGGGGGGAAGGTCCGTCCGGTCCGGCGTGCGCTCCACCCAGGAGCACAGCGCATCGGCCAGCTCGCACAGCTCCGAGGAGGCGTCGCAGCGCGAGGCACAGGAGGACTCCTCCGCGTGGGCCTGGAAGCGCAGTTCCTCCATCCGGGCTTCCGCGGCATCGATGCGCGCATCGCTCGTGCCCGCGACCCGCTCCACCCGGTTCGGGCAGCCCGTGAGCCCCAACGTCACCACCAGCAGGAGAGGGAAGAAAGCGCGCATGGCCCTCCCTTAAAGCGCCCGCCGCCACCCCGTCCAGCACTCACCGCGCGGAGGC
This window encodes:
- a CDS encoding KamA family radical SAM protein, which codes for MDSLLPPREAPAVGPSTSRAERPPASEAGRRRLFPDATDAEWGDWRWQQRHAVRSLAQLERYVPLTPQERAGVLETAALFRIGISPYYLSLIDPEHPFCPVRMQSIPVQEEARIRPGELADPLGEDKTRPEEAIVHKYPDRVLFLALDTCSVYCRHCTRRRITKGGEAELSKDQMRRGIEYIRQHPEVRDVLISGGDPFILSDGRLEELLSALQAIPHVEMIRIGTRVPVCLPMRVTDALARTLRRYAPVYVVTHFNHPKEITPEASEACQRLVDHGVPVENQAVLMRRLNSEARIIQELSHRLLRIRVRPYYLHQMDVAQGCEHLRTPISKGLEILQQMRGHTTGLAVPHLAVDLPGGGGKVTLQPDYVVERGERETVFRNYKGERYAYPEPEETDCSCPYDEIWRAQSR